The Aquiluna sp. KACHI24 genome contains a region encoding:
- a CDS encoding MraY family glycosyltransferase — translation MRAYLLVLLLSAIVTYLATWAVRYLARRYNIHPAIRERDVHKSPIPRIGGVGMFFGLVAGVAAAGSFGWFESLFLDPGPIWAIVGASGLIIVIGLLDDLIELDWTAKMGGQMAAAWILASSGIQIVSLPIGGLTVGSFGVSLAVTMFVVVLVMNAVNFIDGLDGLAAGVVGIGTLSFFIYTYVLAQQTSPTNYFSTAGLLSAIVLGMVVGFLPHNFRPAKIFMGDSGAMLLGLLMATSAITVTGNIDPATVTNSDLLPALIPLALPVMILILPLLDLFFAVIRRLRRGQSPFAADKEHIHHQLQDIGHSHAGAVWVFYHWTALVSTTLLLLFWFETGPVLVLFGAWLIAALIHTYLPVLRRIRKIRKALRGK, via the coding sequence TCGTGAGCGCGATGTGCACAAGTCTCCGATCCCCAGAATCGGTGGCGTTGGCATGTTCTTTGGTCTGGTTGCAGGTGTTGCCGCGGCCGGGAGTTTCGGCTGGTTTGAGAGTTTGTTTTTGGATCCTGGGCCGATCTGGGCAATCGTTGGCGCTAGCGGTCTGATAATCGTGATTGGTCTTTTGGATGACCTGATCGAGCTGGACTGGACCGCAAAGATGGGTGGTCAGATGGCGGCCGCCTGGATCTTGGCTTCGTCTGGAATTCAGATTGTTTCGCTACCGATTGGTGGTCTCACCGTTGGCTCCTTTGGAGTCTCACTTGCCGTCACCATGTTCGTGGTCGTGCTGGTCATGAACGCTGTGAACTTCATTGACGGCCTAGACGGTTTAGCTGCCGGTGTGGTTGGCATTGGCACCCTGAGCTTTTTTATCTACACCTATGTGTTGGCACAGCAAACCTCACCAACCAACTACTTTTCGACAGCCGGCCTTCTTTCGGCGATCGTGCTGGGAATGGTGGTCGGGTTCCTGCCACACAACTTCCGTCCCGCCAAGATTTTTATGGGTGACTCCGGTGCCATGCTGCTGGGGCTCTTGATGGCGACGAGTGCCATCACCGTCACAGGAAACATTGACCCAGCGACCGTGACCAACAGCGATCTGCTGCCAGCGCTAATTCCGCTGGCCTTGCCGGTAATGATTTTGATCCTGCCGCTACTGGATCTTTTCTTCGCGGTTATCAGAAGACTTAGGCGCGGACAGTCCCCGTTCGCAGCAGACAAAGAGCACATCCACCACCAGCTTCAAGACATCGGTCACTCCCATGCTGGGGCGGTGTGGGTTTTCTACCACTGGACCGCACTGGTATCAACCACCCTGCTACTACTGTTTTGGTTTGAAACCGGACCGGTATTGGTCCTGTTTGGGGCCTGGCTAATCGCAGCTTTGATCCACACCTACCTCCCAGTCCTTAGGCGAATTCGCAAAATCAGAAAGGCACTCCGTGGCAAGTAA
- the atpB gene encoding F0F1 ATP synthase subunit A: MFSALSLIAAEEGGFHPPSIYEFYPEIVAFEGTPFAINRIMMIRLIVMTVLIVLFWLWTRKFNQAVKAGNVVPGRFQLLGEMALNFVRKSIAHDQLGEKDGERFLPLLTTIFFMVLGMNITGIIPFANIAGTSVIGIPLVLALAAYVTFIYAGVKRHGAKFFKNALFPSGVPPAFYTLVTPIELLSTFILRPVTLALRLLMNMIAGHLLLVLCFSATQFFFFEADGIFKFFGAGTLLFGFAFTVFEILVAVLQAYVFTLLTTVYIQLALADEH; encoded by the coding sequence CTGTTTAGTGCGCTGAGCCTGATTGCGGCCGAGGAAGGCGGATTCCACCCGCCGAGCATCTACGAGTTCTATCCTGAAATCGTTGCTTTCGAGGGAACCCCTTTCGCCATCAACCGAATCATGATGATTCGTTTGATTGTCATGACTGTGCTGATCGTGCTTTTCTGGCTGTGGACTCGCAAGTTCAACCAGGCCGTCAAGGCGGGCAACGTGGTTCCAGGTCGCTTCCAGCTTCTCGGTGAGATGGCGCTGAACTTTGTTCGAAAGAGCATCGCTCACGACCAGCTTGGTGAAAAAGATGGAGAGCGCTTCCTGCCGCTACTGACCACGATCTTCTTCATGGTGTTGGGCATGAACATCACCGGCATCATCCCGTTTGCAAATATTGCGGGAACTTCGGTTATCGGTATCCCTCTGGTTTTGGCCCTTGCTGCTTACGTAACGTTCATCTATGCGGGTGTAAAGCGCCACGGAGCCAAATTCTTCAAGAACGCACTCTTCCCATCCGGAGTGCCACCAGCTTTTTACACCCTGGTTACTCCGATTGAGTTGCTTTCAACATTCATCCTCCGCCCAGTGACCTTGGCTCTTCGTCTTCTGATGAACATGATCGCCGGCCACTTGCTGTTGGTGCTCTGCTTCTCAGCAACCCAGTTCTTCTTCTTCGAGGCTGACGGCATCTTCAAGTTCTTTGGTGCCGGCACCTTGCTCTTTGGCTTTGCATTCACCGTCTTCGAGATCTTGGTTGCGGTATTGCAGGCCTACGTATTCACTCTTCTGACCACTGTCTACATTCAGTTGGCATTGGCAGACGAACACTAA
- the atpE gene encoding ATP synthase F0 subunit C, with protein MDAVNIAELSGNIAVVGYGLAAIGPGIGVGLVVSKTIESIARQPELAGKLQVTMWLGIAFTEALALIGLATPFIFG; from the coding sequence GTGGACGCAGTAAACATCGCCGAGCTATCCGGCAACATCGCAGTAGTTGGTTACGGCCTCGCAGCTATCGGCCCTGGCATCGGTGTAGGTCTGGTTGTATCCAAGACCATCGAGTCAATCGCTCGTCAGCCAGAGCTAGCCGGCAAGCTACAGGTAACCATGTGGCTAGGTATCGCATTCACCGAGGCACTAGCGCTAATCGGTCTAGCAACCCCATTCATCTTCGGCTAG
- a CDS encoding F0F1 ATP synthase subunit B has product MTIQILAAAAAEEGATPNPLLPAVYDITWSSVVFVFLLTFFWFKVLPGFKKMLDERAKAIEGRLADAEAAQKAAEERTAAVEAEQEKLRAESSSIREEARAEGAAILAEMKAQASAESERLAQIAKSALEAERESAMNALRNEVGGLAIELASRIVAVKLQDDAIANKVVDDFIAELEAKKA; this is encoded by the coding sequence ATGACTATTCAGATTCTTGCCGCTGCGGCAGCCGAGGAAGGCGCCACGCCTAACCCGCTGCTGCCTGCGGTCTATGACATCACCTGGTCGTCGGTTGTCTTTGTTTTCCTACTGACCTTCTTCTGGTTCAAGGTTCTTCCTGGATTCAAGAAGATGCTTGACGAGCGCGCCAAGGCCATTGAAGGTCGCTTGGCTGATGCCGAAGCTGCCCAGAAGGCAGCTGAGGAGCGCACCGCAGCAGTTGAGGCAGAGCAGGAAAAGCTCAGGGCTGAATCCTCATCAATCCGTGAGGAGGCACGCGCTGAAGGCGCTGCAATCCTGGCTGAGATGAAGGCACAGGCTTCGGCCGAGTCCGAGCGTCTAGCGCAGATCGCAAAATCTGCCCTGGAGGCTGAGCGCGAGAGTGCCATGAACGCACTTCGCAACGAGGTTGGAGGCCTAGCTATCGAGCTTGCCTCTCGCATTGTTGCAGTGAAGCTGCAGGATGACGCAATCGCAAACAAGGTCGTTGACGACTTCATTGCCGAGCTAGAAGCAAAGAAGGCCTAG
- the atpH gene encoding ATP synthase F1 subunit delta, producing the protein MASSTRASKIIAGEKLAALGATNLTTALELFAASNALQQSSSLRSMLSDPSAEVAGKEQVVRQVFGAKLTEQTVGLLIELSKLRWSATRDLPAAMEQLGVRVAAQSANIDQLQAELFAIEQTASSDHELELALSSNRDSEAKRTLISKLFAGKVSEAALALALQAIDSSAYKRFAQVVGQYGVWVAEYAGEFVARVRVARELSTAQLERLEAALNGVYGKKLQLNVDVDPTVIGGIHVAVAGEVIDATVLTKISNARLQLS; encoded by the coding sequence ATGGCATCCAGTACCAGAGCATCCAAGATCATTGCCGGTGAGAAGCTGGCAGCACTTGGTGCGACCAACCTAACGACTGCCTTGGAGCTCTTCGCTGCAAGCAATGCTCTGCAGCAGAGCTCATCACTGCGCTCTATGCTTTCGGATCCTTCCGCCGAAGTTGCGGGCAAGGAGCAGGTCGTACGGCAGGTATTTGGTGCCAAGTTAACCGAGCAGACCGTGGGTCTACTCATTGAGTTATCGAAGTTGCGCTGGTCGGCGACTCGAGACCTTCCCGCTGCCATGGAGCAGCTTGGGGTTAGAGTTGCCGCCCAAAGCGCAAACATCGACCAGCTTCAGGCTGAGTTGTTTGCCATCGAACAGACTGCATCTTCTGATCACGAGCTTGAACTGGCTCTTAGTTCAAACCGTGATTCTGAGGCCAAGCGAACCCTGATCAGCAAGCTTTTCGCTGGCAAGGTTTCCGAGGCCGCACTTGCGCTGGCACTGCAGGCAATCGACTCTTCCGCCTACAAGCGCTTTGCGCAGGTAGTTGGGCAGTACGGTGTCTGGGTTGCTGAGTACGCAGGTGAGTTCGTGGCCCGAGTTCGGGTTGCTCGTGAGCTTTCAACCGCTCAGCTTGAGCGCTTAGAAGCAGCACTCAACGGCGTTTATGGCAAGAAGCTACAACTCAACGTTGACGTTGACCCAACTGTCATTGGCGGCATTCACGTGGCCGTCGCCGGTGAGGTCATTGACGCAACCGTTCTAACCAAAATTTCAAACGCAAGATTGCAACTGAGCTAG
- the atpA gene encoding F0F1 ATP synthase subunit alpha has protein sequence MSELKISPNEIRDALKDFVSSYEPQNSQKQEVGYVIDAGDGIAHIEGLPGAMANELLRFQDGTLGLALNLDEREIGVVVLGEFTGIEEGMEVYRTGEVLSVPVGDAYLGRVVNPLGNPIDGLGEIPSEGRRALELQAPGVMQRKSVHEPLQTGIKAIDAMIPIGRGQRQLIIGDRQTGKTAIAVDTIINQRDNWLSGDPTKQVRCIYVAIGQKGSTIAGVKAALEQAGAMEYTTIVASPASDPAGFKYLAPYTGSAIGQHWMYGGKHVLIIFDDLSKQAEAYRAVSLLLRRPPGREAYPGDVFYLHSRLLERCAKLSDEMGAGSMTGLPIIETKANDVSAYIPTNVISITDGQIFLQSDLFNANQRPAIDVGISVSRVGGAAQLKSIKGVSGTLKLELAQYRALEAFAMFASDLDAASRKQLERGARLTELLKQPQYSPFPVEEQTVSIWAGTTGKLDDVAVQDVLRFEREFLDFLKRNSSALNVIRETSKLEKDTIEELEKQLEHFKKMFLTHSGEPLVKAGSASVEAASPEEIGQEQIVKQKR, from the coding sequence ATGTCAGAGCTAAAGATCAGCCCGAATGAGATTCGGGATGCCCTGAAAGACTTCGTTTCGTCATACGAGCCTCAGAACTCGCAGAAGCAGGAAGTCGGTTATGTAATCGACGCTGGTGACGGCATTGCACACATTGAGGGCCTTCCTGGCGCGATGGCTAACGAGCTTCTGCGTTTCCAGGACGGCACCCTAGGCCTAGCACTGAACCTTGACGAGCGCGAGATTGGTGTTGTTGTACTCGGTGAGTTCACCGGCATCGAAGAAGGTATGGAGGTCTACCGCACTGGGGAGGTTCTCTCTGTTCCAGTCGGTGACGCTTACCTAGGTCGCGTTGTAAACCCACTGGGTAACCCAATTGACGGTCTTGGTGAGATTCCATCTGAGGGTCGCCGTGCGCTTGAGCTTCAGGCACCTGGCGTTATGCAGCGTAAGTCGGTTCACGAGCCACTACAGACCGGTATCAAGGCGATCGACGCCATGATTCCAATCGGTCGTGGACAGCGCCAGCTGATCATTGGTGACCGCCAGACCGGTAAGACCGCTATCGCAGTTGACACCATCATCAACCAGCGTGACAACTGGCTTTCTGGAGACCCAACCAAGCAGGTTCGTTGCATCTACGTAGCGATCGGTCAGAAGGGTTCGACCATTGCTGGTGTCAAGGCTGCTTTGGAGCAGGCCGGCGCAATGGAGTACACCACCATCGTGGCTTCTCCAGCATCCGACCCAGCAGGTTTTAAGTACCTAGCCCCTTACACCGGTAGCGCCATTGGTCAGCACTGGATGTACGGCGGCAAGCACGTTCTCATCATCTTCGATGACCTGTCTAAGCAGGCTGAGGCCTACCGTGCAGTTTCGCTGCTACTGCGTCGTCCACCAGGACGTGAGGCATACCCAGGTGACGTCTTCTACTTACACTCCCGCTTGCTAGAGCGCTGTGCAAAGCTCTCCGACGAGATGGGTGCCGGATCGATGACTGGACTTCCAATCATCGAGACCAAGGCAAACGACGTTTCTGCATACATCCCAACCAACGTGATTTCGATCACCGATGGTCAGATCTTCTTGCAGTCAGACCTGTTCAACGCGAACCAGCGCCCTGCTATCGACGTAGGTATTTCGGTTTCCCGTGTGGGTGGAGCTGCTCAGCTAAAGAGCATCAAGGGTGTATCCGGAACTCTGAAGCTAGAGCTAGCTCAGTACCGTGCACTTGAGGCATTCGCAATGTTCGCTTCGGATCTAGACGCTGCATCTCGCAAGCAGCTAGAGCGTGGTGCACGTCTGACCGAGCTTCTAAAGCAGCCTCAGTACTCGCCATTCCCAGTTGAAGAGCAGACTGTCTCAATTTGGGCTGGTACCACCGGAAAGCTTGACGATGTTGCAGTTCAGGATGTGCTGCGCTTCGAGCGCGAGTTCCTGGACTTCCTAAAGCGCAACTCTTCCGCACTGAATGTCATTCGCGAGACCTCAAAGCTTGAGAAGGACACCATTGAGGAGCTGGAGAAGCAGCTGGAGCACTTCAAGAAGATGTTCCTGACTCACTCCGGTGAGCCACTGGTCAAGGCTGGTTCCGCATCTGTTGAGGCTGCATCTCCGGAGGAGATTGGCCAGGAGCAGATCGTAAAGCAGAAGCGCTAA
- a CDS encoding F0F1 ATP synthase subunit gamma — MGAQLRVYRQKIKSAKTTKKITRAMELISASRIAKAQQRVAASSPYTRAVTRAVSAVATYSNVDHPLLTDDGNHRRTAVVIFTSDRGLAGAFSSSVLKEAEAVTAMLTQQGKEVVYYLVGRKAVGNFSFRRKTYIREWIGGTDLPQFDTAREIAAELTDAFLKPYENGGVDEIYLVGNRFVSMMVQEPEKIRLLPLEVVEQEAVSSTEVFPLFEFEPEVEQVLDALLPVYIENRIFNVMLQSAAAEHAARQKAMKSATDNADKLILNYTRLANAARQAEITQQISEIVGGADALATVTED, encoded by the coding sequence ATGGGAGCGCAACTTCGGGTCTACCGGCAGAAAATTAAGTCTGCCAAGACGACCAAGAAGATTACTCGCGCCATGGAGCTGATCTCGGCATCGAGAATCGCCAAGGCGCAGCAGCGTGTTGCTGCGTCGAGTCCTTATACCCGTGCGGTTACCCGCGCGGTTTCAGCAGTGGCCACCTACTCAAATGTTGACCACCCGCTGCTAACCGATGACGGTAACCACCGCAGAACCGCAGTGGTGATCTTCACCTCTGACCGCGGTTTGGCAGGTGCATTCTCCTCTTCAGTGCTTAAAGAGGCCGAGGCGGTTACCGCGATGCTTACCCAGCAGGGCAAGGAAGTTGTTTACTACCTAGTTGGTCGTAAGGCTGTAGGTAACTTCAGCTTCCGCCGCAAGACCTATATTCGTGAGTGGATCGGTGGCACTGACCTGCCACAGTTCGACACCGCGCGTGAGATTGCAGCTGAGTTGACCGATGCCTTCCTCAAGCCATATGAGAACGGGGGAGTCGACGAGATCTATCTGGTCGGTAACCGTTTTGTTTCGATGATGGTTCAGGAGCCAGAGAAGATTCGCCTACTACCTCTTGAGGTAGTCGAGCAGGAAGCAGTTTCCTCTACCGAGGTATTCCCGCTGTTTGAGTTTGAGCCAGAGGTTGAACAGGTCCTGGACGCTCTACTCCCTGTGTACATCGAGAACCGCATTTTCAATGTCATGCTGCAGTCTGCAGCTGCCGAGCATGCAGCTCGTCAGAAGGCGATGAAGAGCGCAACTGACAACGCAGACAAACTGATTTTGAACTACACCCGCTTGGCAAACGCAGCGCGCCAGGCAGAAATTACCCAGCAGATTTCGGAGATTGTGGGCGGCGCAGATGCGCTGGCCACGGTTACCGAGGACTAA